A window of Fodinibius salinus contains these coding sequences:
- a CDS encoding serine/threonine-protein kinase translates to MSDNNWQKVETIVDQALELPEGKRETFVQERCEGNPKLKGEVTQLLESIFDSEGWLENPKEYKQDFYYEIADDIEELAPDHSLIGQQVGSYTIKKKIGEGGMGTIYQAERSGDDFAHQVAIKIIRSSKASRQNVQRFRREQHILAGLHHPNIAQLFDGGVTHDGTPYIIMEYVDGIPIDKYCKTNDCTLEHKIELFKAVLQAVRYAHENLVVHRDLKPGNILVDNNGNIKILDFGISKLLKDDESLELTQTGTRLLTPRYAAPEQVRQENITTATDMYALGVILYELLSGAYPFDFTELSQYEMEQAIVEKEPPKPSSKISDAPTLQKRLNSDLDAIALKALRKEPDRRYRVANELLEDLDNYQRGIPVSAREDSFRYRSGKFIRRHKQGLAAAVGVVVLIVGLVGFYTWRIAKERDQAHLEAQKAEEVSNFLLNLFEANNPSMNEGQELTAEKLLERGLNRSQKMQNDYVRADMLEVIGEAYGKLGFQHKSENIIDRSIKIHQSLYDKSSLEIASILYKRGVAENLNHDIALPYFKKSFKIYKSKPSERVLERAAVARELAVSYRHAGKLDSAEFFARKSLKLNRLHDKNEGSESILNSKTTLAYVLRKRNKLDKAKKLYLEVISKRKSETSKPSLSLATNYNNLAFIFRDEKNYDRAGQYLSKSLNITERILGSGHENTLMVRSNLAQIHNYAGDTKETEKLYRDNVRYAEKYYPSGHWKIGSKYGTLAFLLTKEGRYKEAEPLFRKSARIYKNSLGKKHIWTASEYSRLSINLFLQDKDEEAKKMFSNYYPFLEKKAPDFRKLNINQIKDLITLCKIDTTKLSEEISSYKKLIDIAQK, encoded by the coding sequence ATGAGTGATAACAATTGGCAGAAAGTAGAAACGATTGTTGACCAAGCTCTGGAACTACCTGAAGGTAAACGGGAAACATTTGTTCAAGAGAGATGCGAGGGAAACCCTAAGCTCAAAGGCGAAGTTACCCAACTGCTGGAATCCATTTTTGATTCCGAAGGCTGGTTAGAAAATCCAAAAGAATACAAACAAGATTTTTATTACGAGATTGCAGATGACATTGAAGAGCTTGCCCCCGACCATTCGCTGATTGGCCAGCAGGTGGGATCTTATACCATAAAAAAGAAAATTGGCGAAGGCGGAATGGGAACCATCTATCAAGCCGAACGATCCGGCGATGATTTTGCCCACCAGGTGGCTATCAAAATTATCCGCAGCAGCAAAGCCAGCAGGCAAAATGTCCAGCGTTTCCGACGTGAACAGCACATTCTGGCGGGATTACATCATCCTAATATTGCCCAACTGTTTGACGGTGGGGTAACCCACGATGGTACTCCCTATATTATTATGGAATATGTAGACGGTATTCCTATTGACAAGTATTGTAAAACCAACGACTGTACCCTGGAACATAAAATCGAGCTGTTCAAAGCGGTCTTGCAGGCGGTGCGTTATGCTCACGAAAACCTGGTGGTTCACCGGGACCTAAAACCCGGAAACATTCTCGTAGATAATAACGGGAATATTAAAATTCTAGATTTTGGCATCTCGAAGCTACTTAAAGACGATGAAAGCCTGGAACTCACCCAAACCGGGACACGCCTGCTTACGCCTCGGTATGCGGCTCCCGAGCAGGTACGGCAAGAAAATATTACCACGGCTACTGATATGTATGCTCTGGGCGTTATCCTATATGAGTTGCTATCAGGAGCATATCCGTTTGACTTTACAGAACTTTCACAATACGAAATGGAGCAGGCTATCGTAGAAAAAGAGCCGCCCAAGCCCAGCTCAAAAATATCGGATGCCCCTACCCTACAGAAAAGACTTAACAGCGATCTTGATGCCATTGCCCTAAAAGCACTGCGCAAAGAGCCGGATCGACGCTACCGGGTGGCCAACGAGTTGTTAGAAGATCTTGACAATTACCAACGTGGCATCCCCGTTTCTGCCCGGGAGGATTCATTTCGATACCGAAGCGGTAAGTTTATCCGCCGTCACAAACAAGGGTTGGCTGCGGCTGTGGGAGTAGTTGTACTCATTGTTGGGCTGGTTGGATTTTATACCTGGCGAATTGCAAAAGAACGGGATCAGGCGCATCTTGAGGCCCAAAAAGCAGAAGAGGTTTCTAATTTCCTATTGAACCTTTTTGAAGCAAACAATCCTTCCATGAATGAGGGCCAAGAACTTACTGCGGAAAAACTACTTGAACGCGGCCTAAACAGATCCCAAAAAATGCAAAACGATTATGTCCGTGCAGATATGCTTGAAGTAATTGGAGAAGCATACGGAAAGCTTGGCTTCCAGCATAAGTCCGAAAATATAATTGATCGTTCGATCAAAATACATCAATCTTTATATGATAAATCAAGCCTGGAAATTGCTTCTATACTTTATAAGCGTGGAGTTGCAGAAAACCTAAACCACGATATTGCGCTACCCTACTTTAAAAAATCGTTTAAGATTTATAAGTCTAAACCTTCTGAAAGAGTTTTAGAACGGGCAGCAGTGGCGAGAGAACTCGCAGTTTCTTATCGCCATGCAGGCAAACTTGATTCCGCAGAATTTTTTGCGCGAAAATCACTTAAATTAAACCGGCTACACGACAAAAATGAGGGTAGCGAATCAATTTTAAATTCCAAAACTACCTTAGCATATGTGCTGCGTAAAAGAAACAAACTAGATAAAGCTAAAAAATTATATCTCGAAGTAATTTCAAAAAGAAAGTCAGAAACTTCTAAGCCATCTCTTTCACTTGCCACAAATTATAATAATCTGGCATTCATTTTCAGGGATGAGAAGAACTATGATCGGGCGGGCCAGTATCTCAGTAAATCATTAAATATAACTGAACGTATTCTGGGGTCCGGCCATGAAAATACGTTAATGGTGCGTAGCAACTTAGCACAAATACATAACTATGCTGGAGATACTAAAGAGACAGAAAAATTATACAGAGATAATGTAAGATATGCAGAAAAATATTATCCCTCGGGTCATTGGAAGATAGGATCGAAATACGGAACACTTGCATTCCTTTTAACCAAAGAAGGTCGATATAAAGAAGCAGAACCCTTGTTTCGAAAAAGTGCCCGCATCTACAAAAACAGTTTGGGGAAAAAACACATATGGACAGCCTCAGAATATAGTAGGTTATCTATTAATCTTTTCTTGCAAGATAAGGATGAGGAAGCTAAGAAAATGTTTAGTAATTACTACCCTTTCCTTGAAAAAAAAGCGCCTGACTTCCGCAAATTAAATATTAATCAAATTAAAGATCTAATTACACTTTGCAAGATAGATACAACCAAGCTGTCTGAAGAAATTTCCAGCTATAAAAAGCTAATAGATATAGCACAGAAATAA
- the pckA gene encoding phosphoenolpyruvate carboxykinase (ATP): MSTPSQPKSNIGLDYLGLENNDKAIWNLNPPQLYEEAIENGEAVLTNDYALRVLTGKYTGRSPKDKFLVDQPSIHDDIDWGEINQPTSEEVFENLFDKVTDYLSDKKLYVKDCHAGADEKYQLNVRVVSEAAYHGLFAHNMFVRPSKDELKEHNPDFTVLAAPNFKADPKEDGTRSEAFVLVNFDKEIILIGGTLYSGEVKKGIFGVMNYLLPKQDVMAMHCSANMSEDGDTAVFFGLSGTGKTTLSSDQDRILIGDDEHGWSEDGVFNIEGGCYAKTINLSQEGEPLIYATTKMPGTILENVVLDEDRNPDFDDTSYTQNTRCSYPIDYIPNASETSTGGHPNNVIFLTCDAFGVLPPISKLTPEQAMYHFISGYTAKVAGTERGVTEPQATFSACFGAPFMPLHPTVYAELLADKIRKHNSDVWLLNTGWTGGPHGVGHRMNLPHTRQMLSEALNGNLEDTTYSVDPFFGMAIPEEVDGVPNDILIPRNTWDDKEEYDKKAKHLAQMFAENFEQFEDMASEELIKAGPKV, encoded by the coding sequence ATGAGCACCCCCTCACAACCTAAGAGCAACATCGGACTTGATTATCTCGGATTAGAAAATAACGATAAGGCCATCTGGAACCTCAATCCACCGCAACTTTATGAAGAAGCCATCGAAAATGGTGAAGCGGTCTTAACCAATGATTACGCCTTGCGTGTACTGACCGGCAAATACACCGGTCGCTCTCCAAAAGACAAGTTTCTTGTAGATCAACCCTCAATCCACGATGATATTGACTGGGGAGAAATTAACCAACCGACCTCTGAGGAAGTATTTGAAAATTTATTTGATAAAGTAACTGATTACCTGTCAGACAAAAAGTTATATGTCAAGGATTGTCATGCCGGGGCGGATGAAAAATATCAGCTGAATGTGCGGGTAGTAAGCGAAGCCGCTTATCACGGACTCTTTGCCCACAATATGTTCGTACGTCCCTCAAAAGACGAACTAAAAGAACACAATCCAGACTTTACTGTTCTGGCCGCGCCCAACTTTAAAGCCGATCCCAAAGAAGACGGTACACGGAGCGAAGCCTTTGTACTCGTTAACTTTGACAAAGAGATTATCCTTATCGGCGGTACGCTGTACTCCGGCGAAGTTAAAAAGGGAATTTTTGGTGTAATGAACTATCTGTTGCCCAAACAAGATGTAATGGCCATGCACTGTTCAGCCAATATGAGTGAAGACGGTGACACAGCCGTATTTTTTGGACTGTCGGGCACAGGTAAGACAACCCTTTCTTCTGATCAGGATCGCATTCTTATTGGTGATGACGAACACGGTTGGAGTGAAGATGGAGTCTTCAATATCGAAGGTGGCTGTTATGCCAAAACCATTAACCTTTCTCAAGAAGGTGAACCACTTATTTATGCTACTACTAAAATGCCGGGCACTATACTTGAAAATGTAGTACTTGATGAAGATCGGAATCCTGATTTTGATGATACCAGCTATACTCAAAATACACGCTGCTCCTACCCCATTGACTATATCCCCAATGCCAGTGAAACCAGTACAGGCGGACATCCCAACAATGTAATTTTCCTAACCTGCGATGCTTTTGGGGTACTTCCTCCTATATCAAAACTTACGCCCGAACAAGCTATGTACCACTTCATCAGCGGATATACGGCCAAGGTTGCGGGTACGGAACGTGGTGTAACAGAACCCCAGGCTACATTTTCAGCTTGTTTTGGCGCTCCTTTTATGCCATTGCACCCTACAGTTTACGCCGAGTTGCTGGCGGACAAAATTCGAAAACATAATTCAGACGTGTGGTTACTTAATACTGGATGGACAGGCGGGCCTCACGGTGTGGGTCACCGTATGAATCTGCCCCATACCAGACAGATGCTCAGCGAAGCTCTGAATGGTAATCTTGAAGACACTACATACAGTGTAGATCCTTTCTTTGGAATGGCCATTCCAGAAGAGGTCGATGGAGTACCTAATGATATACTCATTCCACGAAACACCTGGGATGATAAAGAGGAATATGATAAAAAAGCCAAGCACCTGGCACAGATGTTTGCCGAAAACTTTGAACAGTTCGAAGACATGGCGAGCGAAGAACTAATTAAAGCTGGCCCTAAAGTTTAA
- the prfA gene encoding peptide chain release factor 1, giving the protein MQAKLEQVKERFEEVTTAMSDPSVYDDPDRYTELTKEHSDLKELVDLYDQWKKTKKDIAGNKELIEEAENADIIEMARSENEELEPKLEGIEEDIKFKLIPKDPDDSKNVIVELRAGAGGDEAAIFAGDLFDMYRRYADNKGWKLNLLSLSQSEKGGYKELNFGLEGDDVYAKMKYESGVHRVQRVPETETKGRVHTSAATVAVLPEAEEVDIEVKTADLRVDTFRASGAGGQHVNKTDSAVRITHEPSGVVVECQQERSQHKNKSKAMKMLRSKLYEKEEEKQRKEREAERNSQISTGDRSAKIRTYNFPQSRLTDHRINLTLYNLEDIMKGEIGEVIEALRVQDNLDKLNAVMEQ; this is encoded by the coding sequence ATTCAGGCAAAACTTGAACAGGTCAAAGAGCGTTTTGAAGAAGTGACGACGGCTATGAGCGATCCGTCGGTATATGATGACCCCGATCGATACACTGAGTTGACCAAAGAACACAGTGATTTAAAAGAGTTAGTTGATTTATATGATCAGTGGAAAAAAACAAAAAAAGATATTGCCGGCAACAAAGAGCTTATAGAAGAAGCAGAAAATGCTGATATCATTGAAATGGCTAGATCTGAAAATGAAGAACTAGAGCCTAAACTTGAAGGGATTGAAGAAGATATTAAGTTCAAGCTTATCCCCAAAGATCCTGATGACTCCAAGAATGTTATCGTAGAGTTACGGGCAGGAGCAGGCGGAGATGAAGCTGCTATTTTTGCCGGAGATCTTTTCGATATGTACCGACGATATGCGGATAATAAAGGATGGAAATTAAATTTGTTGAGCCTTAGCCAATCCGAAAAGGGCGGATACAAAGAGCTTAACTTTGGGCTCGAAGGAGATGATGTATATGCTAAAATGAAGTATGAGAGCGGCGTTCACCGGGTGCAGCGAGTGCCAGAGACTGAAACAAAAGGACGGGTGCACACTTCTGCTGCCACGGTAGCTGTTTTGCCCGAAGCCGAAGAAGTAGATATTGAAGTTAAAACTGCCGACCTGCGTGTTGATACTTTTCGTGCCAGTGGAGCTGGTGGACAGCACGTTAATAAAACGGACTCAGCTGTTCGTATAACACATGAGCCATCCGGGGTAGTGGTAGAGTGTCAGCAGGAGCGATCACAGCATAAGAATAAAAGTAAAGCCATGAAGATGCTTCGCTCTAAGCTTTATGAGAAAGAAGAAGAAAAGCAGCGCAAAGAACGTGAAGCAGAACGGAATAGCCAGATTTCAACAGGTGATCGCAGTGCGAAAATACGGACGTATAATTTTCCTCAAAGCCGCCTTACGGATCATCGCATAAATCTGACGCTCTATAACCTCGAAGATATTATGAAGGGAGAGATCGGAGAAGTAATAGAAGCGCTGCGGGTGCAGGACAATTTGGATAAGCTAAATGCCGTGATGGAGCAGTAA
- the purK gene encoding 5-(carboxyamino)imidazole ribonucleotide synthase encodes MTNKKNPLSANYRLGFLGAGQLARMSGLQAFRYGIQLGVFSDRDEHEPVESMTPHSHTGSFESAEDLITFAETCGVLTLENEFISSEILKQAQEKSNTPIYPSPATFALIENKLIEKQTFEDAGIPVTPYTLIQNDRQLTEFGNKHGWPFLLKSSKGGYDGYGNETVHDLKEALEAFGSLGGNEGHNIIAEAFVDFTHELAVQVARNETGHEVYPCCETVQQDHICVGVKSPAPVEKSIRKKAKELALKATETIDGKGIFAYEFFLKPDGELLLNESAPRPHNSGHYTIEGCVTSQFENHVRAVLGLPLGSAALRKPAVAMINLLGTDQRDAQVEDTEQALAENDGHLHIYGKLDSRVGRKMAHYTLLGNDLEETYGEAEELTEKIRI; translated from the coding sequence TTGACTAATAAAAAAAATCCACTTTCTGCAAATTATAGACTTGGTTTTTTAGGCGCTGGCCAACTGGCACGCATGTCGGGTCTACAAGCTTTTCGGTATGGTATACAACTCGGTGTCTTTTCTGATCGCGATGAACATGAACCTGTCGAATCTATGACACCACATTCACATACGGGATCCTTTGAATCTGCAGAAGACTTGATAACTTTTGCAGAAACTTGTGGGGTGCTAACACTTGAAAACGAATTTATCAGCTCCGAAATACTCAAACAAGCACAGGAAAAGAGCAACACTCCTATATATCCATCCCCAGCTACTTTTGCACTCATAGAAAACAAACTGATTGAAAAACAAACGTTTGAAGATGCCGGAATACCAGTTACGCCTTATACCCTGATCCAAAACGACCGGCAACTTACAGAATTCGGAAATAAACACGGTTGGCCATTTTTATTAAAATCCTCAAAAGGCGGCTATGACGGCTATGGAAACGAAACCGTACATGATCTAAAAGAAGCATTAGAGGCTTTTGGTAGTTTGGGCGGAAACGAAGGACATAATATTATTGCCGAAGCCTTTGTTGACTTTACCCATGAGCTAGCTGTTCAGGTTGCTCGAAATGAAACCGGTCATGAGGTTTATCCTTGTTGTGAAACCGTACAGCAGGATCATATTTGTGTTGGTGTTAAGTCACCTGCTCCTGTTGAGAAATCCATCAGAAAAAAAGCGAAAGAATTAGCCCTCAAAGCGACCGAGACTATTGACGGTAAGGGCATCTTTGCCTATGAATTCTTCTTAAAACCTGATGGTGAACTGTTACTTAATGAATCAGCACCTCGTCCTCATAATTCAGGTCACTATACTATTGAGGGCTGCGTGACTTCCCAGTTCGAGAATCACGTTCGTGCCGTTTTGGGATTACCTCTGGGCTCAGCTGCACTTCGCAAACCGGCAGTAGCAATGATCAATCTGTTGGGAACCGACCAACGAGATGCACAAGTTGAAGATACTGAACAAGCACTGGCAGAAAACGACGGACATCTCCACATTTATGGCAAACTCGACAGCAGAGTAGGTCGTAAAATGGCGCACTATACGCTCCTGGGAAATGATTTAGAAGAAACTTATGGCGAGGCAGAAGAACTGACAGAAAAAATCCGAATTTAA
- the purE gene encoding 5-(carboxyamino)imidazole ribonucleotide mutase: MSSQQSPLVSVIMGSDSDWPTMEAACDILDKFNVPYEKKVVSAHRTPDLMAQYGKEARQRGIQVIIAGAGGAAHLPGMTAAHTTLPVIGVPVKTSTLSGLDSLYSIVQMPPGVPVATVAIGKAGNAALLAIRMLSMENLELSQKLAEYHDQMAEESRAKTKNLT, translated from the coding sequence ATGAGTAGTCAACAATCTCCTTTAGTCAGCGTAATTATGGGCAGCGACAGTGACTGGCCTACGATGGAAGCCGCTTGCGATATCCTTGACAAATTTAATGTGCCCTATGAAAAAAAGGTAGTCTCTGCTCATCGCACTCCCGATCTGATGGCACAGTATGGCAAGGAAGCACGGCAGCGCGGCATACAAGTTATTATTGCAGGTGCAGGTGGAGCAGCCCACCTTCCCGGTATGACAGCTGCTCATACGACATTACCCGTAATAGGAGTACCCGTTAAAACGAGCACCCTAAGCGGATTAGACAGTCTGTATTCTATTGTTCAAATGCCACCGGGCGTACCAGTAGCTACCGTAGCAATCGGCAAAGCAGGAAATGCCGCACTGTTGGCCATTCGCATGCTAAGCATGGAGAACCTAGAACTTTCTCAAAAATTGGCAGAATATCATGACCAGATGGCCGAAGAATCCCGCGCCAAGACCAAGAATCTTACTTAG
- a CDS encoding TfoX/Sxy family protein has product MATYNQRLEDLLDHHLIDNEELEKKKKLGGVGYTINGNMCLGIYNDLLVARVGTHLATTLTEKPGITPYLPEDDNFDEFISVEDTIYSHSKALQKFIDESISYTKQLPPKEHDQEELDLSDFPDSNI; this is encoded by the coding sequence TTGGCTACATATAACCAACGGCTTGAGGATCTCCTGGATCATCATCTTATCGACAACGAAGAGCTCGAGAAAAAGAAAAAACTCGGCGGTGTGGGATACACCATTAACGGCAATATGTGTCTGGGTATATACAATGATCTTCTTGTTGCCCGGGTCGGAACTCACTTAGCCACCACTTTAACAGAAAAACCGGGTATTACTCCATATCTGCCCGAGGATGATAATTTTGATGAATTTATTTCTGTTGAGGATACGATCTATAGTCACTCAAAAGCTCTTCAAAAATTTATTGATGAAAGCATCTCTTACACCAAACAACTGCCGCCCAAAGAACACGACCAAGAAGAGCTGGATTTATCTGATTTTCCTGACAGCAATATCTAA
- a CDS encoding dipeptidase, with translation MRRLKYISTFFIALFLLWGCSSSKTENYQQQAQQLAQKYIIVDGHIDVPYRLKSNWEDVSEEAPGGDFDYPRAKQGGLNAPFMSIYIPVKYQKTGGAKAVADSLIDLVKGIASDNPEKFAIATSPKEIKQQFKDSLISLPMGMENGAPIGNNLENISYFYERGIRYITLAHAKDNQISDSSYDTTDNTHNGLSEFGRDVIKKMNRVGMMVDVSHITDQAFLDVMETTKSPVVATHSSSRRFTPGFERNMSDTLVKRLAANEGVIMINFGSTFLDSASSNSMDRVQKEIQQKIKERGWKADSKKAKEFRQKYFQDNFKFSSVGKVADHIDHVVDLVGIEHVGLGSDYDGVGPTLPTGLKDVSAYPNLFAELLKRGYSNEDIQKIASGNILRVWNRVDEIADSLDSNNSTTQ, from the coding sequence ATGAGACGATTAAAATACATTAGCACTTTTTTTATTGCACTCTTTCTGCTGTGGGGTTGCAGCTCATCCAAGACAGAAAATTATCAGCAGCAAGCTCAACAACTGGCCCAAAAATATATTATTGTTGACGGGCATATTGACGTGCCCTATCGACTTAAAAGCAACTGGGAAGATGTATCCGAAGAAGCACCCGGCGGAGATTTTGACTATCCGCGAGCCAAACAAGGAGGACTCAATGCGCCCTTTATGTCTATCTATATCCCCGTCAAGTATCAAAAAACCGGCGGTGCAAAAGCTGTAGCAGACAGCCTGATAGATCTTGTAAAAGGCATCGCTTCCGACAATCCCGAAAAGTTTGCCATTGCTACTTCACCTAAAGAAATTAAGCAACAATTTAAGGACAGCCTTATCTCCTTACCCATGGGAATGGAAAATGGTGCGCCCATTGGCAACAACCTGGAGAATATATCTTATTTCTATGAGCGGGGAATTCGCTACATCACTCTTGCACATGCGAAGGACAATCAAATAAGCGATTCCTCATACGATACTACTGATAATACACATAACGGACTGAGCGAGTTCGGGAGAGATGTTATTAAGAAAATGAACCGCGTAGGTATGATGGTCGATGTTTCTCATATTACCGATCAAGCCTTTTTGGATGTTATGGAAACAACAAAATCACCAGTTGTAGCAACACACTCTTCTAGTCGTCGTTTTACTCCGGGATTTGAACGGAATATGAGTGATACCCTTGTAAAACGACTTGCTGCAAACGAAGGTGTTATCATGATTAATTTCGGTTCTACCTTCCTCGACAGTGCGTCAAGCAATAGTATGGACCGTGTACAAAAAGAAATACAACAAAAGATAAAAGAACGTGGTTGGAAAGCTGACAGCAAAAAGGCAAAAGAGTTTAGACAGAAATACTTCCAGGATAACTTTAAGTTTAGCTCTGTTGGTAAAGTCGCTGACCATATTGACCATGTAGTGGATCTAGTTGGTATTGAGCATGTCGGATTAGGCTCAGACTATGATGGTGTAGGCCCTACCCTGCCAACCGGCTTAAAAGATGTTTCTGCATATCCCAATCTTTTTGCTGAACTGCTAAAACGAGGATATAGCAACGAAGATATTCAAAAAATTGCATCCGGAAATATCTTAAGAGTCTGGAACCGAGTCGATGAGATAGCCGATAGCCTTGACTCAAATAATTCAACAACCCAATAA
- a CDS encoding alanine racemase, whose product MLSKPTLILDSDICKQNIARMAEKADQNDMQFKPHMKTHQCAEVGEWMKDCGVEAITVSSVKMAHYFAKNNWDKITIAMPAHPDQISTIDDLAEEQAITLLVNHPKIAREIDKKLSHDIQVFIEFDSGAHRTGLTIDQKAEIETLIKTLDSCTKLRWKGFYSHPGHSYDAHSSKQVKAIHQEVLKQCEKLRNAFEPTDRKIEICIGDTPCCSVGSEFKAIDAISPGNFVFYDLMQYQIGSCEISNIAVAMQCPIIDNYPERSEIVIHGGAIHFSKETLLSEGISHYGMLAETTNDGHHWKIKEPVSYLKKLSQEHGVIHCSTTDQYNIGDRLTILPVHSCLSAHLMGQFRLNKQMNHYINQM is encoded by the coding sequence ATGCTATCTAAACCCACATTAATTTTGGACAGCGATATATGTAAGCAAAATATAGCGCGAATGGCTGAAAAAGCTGATCAAAATGATATGCAGTTTAAGCCGCATATGAAAACCCATCAGTGCGCAGAAGTTGGGGAATGGATGAAAGACTGTGGCGTAGAAGCCATTACTGTTTCATCGGTAAAAATGGCACATTACTTTGCTAAAAATAATTGGGATAAAATTACCATAGCAATGCCTGCGCACCCAGATCAAATATCAACTATTGATGATCTTGCAGAAGAGCAGGCGATCACCCTGCTGGTTAATCATCCAAAAATTGCAAGAGAGATAGACAAAAAATTATCCCATGATATACAGGTTTTTATAGAATTTGACAGCGGTGCTCACAGAACCGGCTTAACAATCGATCAAAAAGCAGAAATTGAAACCTTAATAAAAACATTGGACTCATGTACTAAACTTCGATGGAAAGGTTTTTATTCTCATCCCGGTCATTCTTATGACGCTCATTCATCAAAACAAGTAAAAGCAATACACCAAGAAGTACTAAAACAGTGTGAAAAGCTGCGTAATGCTTTCGAACCAACTGACCGAAAAATAGAAATTTGCATAGGTGACACTCCCTGCTGCTCTGTGGGCTCAGAGTTTAAGGCAATTGATGCCATCAGCCCCGGCAATTTTGTATTCTATGATCTTATGCAATACCAGATAGGCAGCTGTGAAATCTCTAATATTGCAGTAGCTATGCAATGTCCCATTATAGACAACTATCCCGAACGTTCAGAAATCGTTATTCACGGTGGCGCTATCCACTTTTCAAAAGAGACACTCTTAAGTGAAGGGATATCTCATTACGGTATGCTTGCAGAAACAACGAACGACGGTCACCACTGGAAAATTAAGGAACCAGTGTCATATCTTAAAAAGCTATCCCAAGAACATGGTGTTATTCATTGTTCAACAACTGATCAATATAATATTGGAGATCGTCTCACCATATTACCTGTTCATTCTTGTCTTAGCGCCCACCTAATGGGGCAGTTTCGCTTAAACAAACAGATGAATCATTATATCAATCAGATGTAA